The Amycolatopsis methanolica 239 nucleotide sequence GCGCAACGGGACGTCGGGATCGAACTCCTTGGTCCTCGCCATGATCGGCGGCGTAGCGTATTGCCAACCGATCGTTCCAGTAACCCTGGTCTGCCTGTGCCCCTGCTGTCCGCTTACCGAGTTGATCGTCAACCAAGAGAGGCGCGAATGTTGCACAATCGAATGATGGATCCGCCCGGTGGGGCGGTGACCGGAAGTCATCGGGAGGCGTGAACTGATGAGCCGCACGGGGCGGGCCGCGCGTGAAGCGGTACCGCCCGAAGCGGTGCTGACCCCTGCCGCGGTGGCGAGCAGGCTCGGTGTCGCGGTCGCGACGCTGCGCAGCTGGGACCGCAGGCACGGGCTGGGGCCGAGCTCCCGCGAACCGGGCCGGCACCGCAGGTACACGGTCGGCGACCTGCGACGCCTGGAGCGCGTGGTGCACCTGGTGCGCCAGGGCGTGCCGGTGGCGAGCGCGGCCGCGAGCGTGAGCGCGGGTGCGGTGCCGCCGATCGGCCCGCCCGGTCAGGTGCCCGACCGGGTGGCGAGCCGCCGGCGGCGGTCACTGCGCGGAGCCGCCGAGAAGCTCGACCCGGACGCGTTCCGCCGCATCGTGGTCGGCTTCCTCGACCGGCACGGCACCGTCGACACCTGGCAGAAGCTGCTCGTCCCGTTCCTGCAGGAGCTGGGCGAGCGGTGCGCCGAACCGGGCGGGCCCGTCGAGGTCGAGCACCTCGCCACTGACGGGATCATCGCGGCGCTGCACGCGGTCTCGCTGGGCGGCACCGGTTCGGCGTCGGTGCTGCTGGCGTGCGCGCCGGACGAACAGCACTCGCTGCCGCTGGAGGTCCTGCGGCACGCGCTCGCCGAACGCGGCCGCGGCGCGATCTCGCTCGGCGCGCGGGTGCCGCCGCGGTCCCTGCTCACGACCGTGACGGTGCGCAAGCCGGCCGCGACGGTCGTGTGGGCGCACACGACCGAGCTGGCCCGCCAGGTCCCGGCGGACGAGCTGACCGGCACGCGGCTCTTCGTGGCCGGCCCCGGCTGGGACGGCCTCGCCCTCCCGGACGGGACGCGGCACCTGCGCAACCTGGCCGAGGCGGTCGAGGCTCTGGCCTGAGCGTCAGGGGTTGACGCCGGTCAGCGCGAAGAACTCCTGGCGGGACCGAGCGTCCTCGCGCAGCGTGCCGAGTAGCGTCGAGGTGACGGTGCTCGAACCGACGGCCTGCACGCCCCGCAGCGTCATGCAGGTGTGCTCGGCCTCGATCACCACCCCGACGCCCTTCGGATGCACGTGCTCGGCGAGCCAGTCCGCCACCTGCTTGGTGAGCCGTTCCTGCACCTGCGGGCGCCGCGCGAAGTGCTCGACGATCCGGGCCAGCTTGGACAGGCCGAGGATGCGCTCGCCGGGCAGGTACCCGACGTGCGCGACGCCGACGAACGGCAGCAGGTGGTGCTCGCACACCGACCGCACCGGGATCCCCCGCGCCAGCACCAGCTCGTCGTACCCCTCGTCGTTGGGGAACGTGGTCAGGTCGAACGGCCGCGGCGAGAACAGCTCGGCGTAGGCGCGGGCCATCCGGCCGGGCGTACCGCGGAGGCTCTCCGACTCCAGCGACACGCCCAGGGCTTCGAGGAACTGGGCGGCGTGGAGCTCGGCGGTGGCGAGGTCGACTCCCTCGGCGGGCTCGTGGACGACTCGCAGGGCGGTTTCGGACTGCACGGACGTGCCTTTCGGTCGGGTGGGTCAGTGGGCGGGGCGGGTGCGGTGGGCCGGTCGTGGGCGGTACCCCTCGGCCTGCACGTCCTCGGCGGCGACGCGGACGCCGAAGCGGTAGGCGAGCTTGCCGCCGAGGTAGCCGGACACCGCCAAGGCCGCCAGCGCGGCCGCGGACAGCACCAGCGGGCCGATGCCGACTCGCCCGTCGAGCTCGCCCTGCCGCCAGAAGAAACCGGCGGCGAACGCGCCGGTGACGGCGAGGTTGAGCCCCATGTGCGTGAGGCCGGTCCGGAAGGCCCGGGTGCCGCGCGGCACCGCCAGCAGGTCGAGCGCGCCGGTGGCCGCGGCCAGCAGCGCGCCGATGATCCCGATGGCGATGAGCCAGACCGATCCCCGTGTCAGGAACCCCGGCCCGGCGACGATCCGGGACCCGATGTCGAACACCAGGCTGCTCACCCACGCCCCGATCGGCACCGTCACCAGGATCGGGTGGAACGGGTGCCCGTATGGCCCGGCGAGCGTGGCGCTCGCCGGCCGTTTCGCGTCTGCCATGACGACCTCCGGCTACTCAGTTTTCGCCAATGAAGTTTGGTCTTATTGCTCGTGAACGTCAAGAGCGCGCGATTGCGCAGGTGAGATTGGGTGATATCGTGACCCGAT carries:
- a CDS encoding MerR family transcriptional regulator; this encodes MSRTGRAAREAVPPEAVLTPAAVASRLGVAVATLRSWDRRHGLGPSSREPGRHRRYTVGDLRRLERVVHLVRQGVPVASAAASVSAGAVPPIGPPGQVPDRVASRRRRSLRGAAEKLDPDAFRRIVVGFLDRHGTVDTWQKLLVPFLQELGERCAEPGGPVEVEHLATDGIIAALHAVSLGGTGSASVLLACAPDEQHSLPLEVLRHALAERGRGAISLGARVPPRSLLTTVTVRKPAATVVWAHTTELARQVPADELTGTRLFVAGPGWDGLALPDGTRHLRNLAEAVEALA
- the folE gene encoding GTP cyclohydrolase I FolE, producing MQSETALRVVHEPAEGVDLATAELHAAQFLEALGVSLESESLRGTPGRMARAYAELFSPRPFDLTTFPNDEGYDELVLARGIPVRSVCEHHLLPFVGVAHVGYLPGERILGLSKLARIVEHFARRPQVQERLTKQVADWLAEHVHPKGVGVVIEAEHTCMTLRGVQAVGSSTVTSTLLGTLREDARSRQEFFALTGVNP
- a CDS encoding DUF2231 domain-containing protein, producing MADAKRPASATLAGPYGHPFHPILVTVPIGAWVSSLVFDIGSRIVAGPGFLTRGSVWLIAIGIIGALLAAATGALDLLAVPRGTRAFRTGLTHMGLNLAVTGAFAAGFFWRQGELDGRVGIGPLVLSAAALAALAVSGYLGGKLAYRFGVRVAAEDVQAEGYRPRPAHRTRPAH